From one Plasmodium yoelii strain 17X genome assembly, chromosome: 12 genomic stretch:
- a CDS encoding heptatricopeptide repeat-containing protein, putative gives MKRMHFLKKIKYEIIPNIKNNNKSHYFYSTVKRRFGELYQPKTRYEKKKHLEIINEVYFDMTDAMNEKNKLEIEEYKNIDKNISEIILNHTISKKNEVIRNIMKYCIEISCREKKGNHEKSTHTNHNNSNRLNDAIKYPSGINKKHELEEDILNVIKTSIMEYSSQFNSCDIGILLKCFIKIKVDDINLINTLFHYFFKRNMKFSQYGSLYVLNAFAKFNLLPKHENYFKLLTSHILQKLDKFDFKNIPLICNYSSSLYSYDKEYITNFIEQICNFLISNKYIIICEDNNKIFLHTDQIESNNITPNLNNSNSSINQLDQIWSVDSIHYVTNALARVNYLKKNLFVFFKILIEKKVAFFSIDQLVSLTNAFSKFKNAEESNFLSLYLLIADQIINKSYLLKPRHLSVLANSFNNACILHQKLFQIISENSLAQISLFEPKQIIMIIHSYVNIGLGNNILLKSIWNYAILFINEYTIQELSMLLQAYTKSSQYIEHFLNQLSQQISHFFKKTYPFLFDTYDNILYDHQKYINLSIEFKNNQKNISANITDKYIPLSFYLIYNYPNYISFIDTLKNNKTKKNLSDINTLVDEYKRDSSPKTDNLVTDLKQNTEIKNISTFQNSQCTFNSFQTYSETIDNVQINNTNIKDKHINKNNDKTTYSNEIDTIHYFVDIEKAEKYLIKHMSKYINSTLVCSIIYSLIKGNCLLEYQLLISLSKLAIIYLKIFKFSELANVCSALSLAYVRSSEENNKQVELISQFTKKKNGSILEDSHKEDLHTDTTQIYNDQIYNSSKEFLNISKSFFDHVETYLLKKKNTFTDVYSIYKFITSFGELRMNQYSTVSLHLFKLYIMEIKNLSYLPLQKITDSFMQMNVYNEDIYAFIKKIQKMKKKNETKTSP, from the exons atgaaaagaatgcattttttgaaaaaaataaaatatgaaataattccaaatataaaaaataataataagagCCACTACTTTTATAGCACAGTGAAAAGGCGTTTTGGAGAATTATATCAACCAAAAACAcgatatgaaaaaaaaaaacatttagaAATTATTAACGAGGTTTATTTTGATATGACTGATGCtatgaatgaaaaaaataaattagaaatagaagaatataaaaatattgataaaaatatttctgaaattatattaaatcatactatatcgaaaaaaaatgaagtcATTCGAAACATTATGAAATATTGTATAGAAATTAGTTGTAGGGAGAAAAAAGGAAACCATGAAAAATCAACGCACACTAACcataataatagtaacaGACTAAATGATGCAATAAAATATCCTAgcggtataaataaaaaacatgaaCTTGAAGAAGATAttttaaatgttataaaaacTAGTATAATGGAATATAGTAGTCAATTTAATTCATGTGATATAGGAATTTTactaaaatgttttattaaaattaaggTTGATGATATAAATCTTATCAATACTTTATTTCAttacttttttaaaagaaatatgAAATTCTCACAGTATGGTTCATTGTATGTATTAAATGCATTTgcaaaatttaatttattaccAAAGCacgaaaattattttaaattgttAACATCACATATATTACAAAAACTGGACAAATTTGACTTTAAAAATATTCCTTTAATATGTAATTAttcttcttctttatattcaTATGACAAAGAATACATAACCAACTTTATTGAGCAAATTtgcaattttttaatatcaaataaatatattattatatgtgaggataataataaaatatttcttcATACAGATCAAATCGAATCAAACAATATAACTCCCAACCTTAACAATTCTAATTCTAGCATAAATCAACTTGACCAAATTTGGTCTGTCGATTCAATACACTACGTTACGAATGCACTAGCAAGagttaattatttaaaaaaaaatttatttgtttttttcaaaattttaatagaaaaaaaagtagcttttttttcaatagATCAATTAGTGTCTCTAACCAATGCATTTagtaaatttaaaaatgcaGAAGAATCAAATTTTTtgtctttatatttattaatagctgatcaaattataaataaatcataTCTACTTAAGCCTAGACACTTAAGCGTTTTAGCTAATTCATTTAATAACGCATGCATACTACACCAAAAACTTTTTCAAATTATATCAGAAAACAGTTTAGCGCAAATCAGTTTATTTGAACCCaaacaaataattatgattataCATTCTTATGTAAATATAGGACTAGGAAATAATATACTACTTAAATCTATTTGGAACTAtgcaatattatttataaatgaatatacaaTACAAGAACTATCTATGCTATTACAGGCATATACTAAAAGCTCGCAATATATTGAGCATTTTCTAAATCAATTAAGTCAACAAATTTCTCACTTCTTTAAAAAAacttatccatttttatttgacaCATACGACAATATACTATATGAtcatcaaaaatatattaatttatctatagaatttaaaaataatcaaaaaaatatttctgcAAACATAACCGacaaatatattcctttatctttttatttaatatataattaccCCAATTATATTAGTTTTATAGACacgttaaaaaataataaaacaaaaaaaaacctTAGCGATATTAACACACTCGTAGATGAATATAAAAGGGATAGTTCTCCCAAAACCGATAATTTAGTAACTGATCTCAAACAAAATactgaaataaaaaatatcagtACCTTCCAAAATTCACAATGCACCTTTAACTCATTTCAAACATATTCTGAGACTATTGATAATGTTCAAATTAATAACACCAATATAAAAGAtaaacatattaataaaaacaatgATAAGACTACTTATTCAAACGAAATAGATACAATTCACTATTTTGTAGACATTGAAAAAgctgaaaaatatttaattaagcATATgagtaaatatataaattcaaCTTTAGTTTgttcaataatatattcaCTAATTAAAGGTAATTGCTTATTAGAATATCAACTACTAATTTCTTTATCTAAATTAGcgattatttatttgaaaatttttaaattttcggAACTTGCCAATGTATGTTCTGCATTATCACTTGCTTATGTTCGTTCAtcagaagaaaataataagcaAGTTGAATTGATATCacaatttacaaaaaaaaaaaatggtagCATTTTAGAGGATTCACATAAAGAGGATTTACATACTGATACCACACAAATCTACAATGatcaaatttataattcatctaaagaatttttaaatatttcaaaatcaTTTTTTGATCATGTTGAaacttatttattaaaaaaaaaaaatacattcaCAGATGtttatagtatatataaatttataacatCGTTCGGAGAATTAAGGATGAATCAATATTCTACTGTATCACTACATTTGTTTAAGTTATATATAATGGAgattaaaaatttatcatatttgCCTCTTCAAAAAATc ACGGACTCTTTTATGCAAATGAATGTCTATAACGAAGATATTTATgcattcataaaaaaaatacaaaaaatgaagaaaaaaaatgaaacaaaaacCTCCCcctaa
- a CDS encoding nucleolar preribosomal GTPase, putative produces MVKLKKISKRRTLKQKYSIEKKVAAHKKKLKKIVKKTNIHNRRNKKKALKISDCIFKESILNNIKIAALSKKKKNKHEDDICKEINIETLDDSTINNIKYELNISSEQNQNVPSIDIQNDTYTFQEYINSNYGIKMKLFENAKKEYYSKLNEKYIYIDNLLEVIKNTDIIFYLVDVRNPLIYLDKDIIDFIKMCKKEIIIVLNKCDLVDKEITKQWLVYFRNYYITIPFISRIKNNPQYLQNQQNKKNNQNNPNKTDTSAENFYQNNTNYYIKHVLKNIINSNVINSNVKITYGVVGCIYTGRRSFIKSILNEFNFIDSNNKQININVDSNINIYTNCGLILKHNLEGIELIKKLHSLNNKEKLHFLSEFLLNLSGKNFRNFFILLNENKNGYDYQNIFSNDMDKAHKKEIKKHIISQLFLIDIAKPLVNNNINYKSVTNVFNKLFLNKIPYYVIPKSQIIPSHNNSTNSTNLILERFPNITQEDIYSKVDNLIFSKKDKFNTFIIIKSDKFNFYI; encoded by the coding sequence ATGGTTAAactgaaaaaaataagtaaaaGGCGAACGCTGaaacaaaaatattcaattgaaaaaaaagttgCTGCACAtaaaaagaaattaaaaaagatcgtaaaaaaaacaaatattcataatcgtaggaataaaaaaaaagctttaaaaatatcagattgtatatttaaagaaagcatattaaataatataaaaattgcagcattaagtaaaaaaaaaaaaaacaaacatgAAGATGATATATGTAAAGAAATTAACATCGAAACCCTTGATGATTCAACAATAAATAACATCAAATATGAACTAAATATCTCATCAGAACAAAATCAGAATGTTCCTTCCATTGATATACAAAATGATACGTATACTTTTCaggaatatataaattcaaattatggaataaaaatgaagCTATTtgaaaatgcaaaaaaagaatattattCTAAacttaatgaaaaatatatatatattgataatttattagaagtaataaaaaatactgACATCATTTTTTACCTAGTTGATGTAAGAAatccattaatatatttagataaagatattattgattttataaaaatgtgtaaaaaagaaattattattgttttaaataaatgtgaTTTAGTAGATAAAGAAATAACAAAACAGTGGTTAGTATATTTtagaaattattatataactaTTCCATTTATTTCtcgtataaaaaataatcctcaatatttacaaaaccaacaaaataagaaaaataatcaaaataaccCAAATAAAACTGATACTAGTGCAgaaaatttttatcaaaataataccaattattatataaaacacgTCTTgaaaaatatcataaattCAAATGTCATAAATTCAAATGTCAAAATTACTTATGGGGTTGTTGGATGTATATATACAGGCAGACGAAGCTTTATTAAATCAATACTCAATGAGTTCAATTTTATAGATtctaataataaacaaattaatattaatgttgatagtaatattaatatatatactaactgtggattaattttaaaacataatttAGAAGGTAttgaattaattaaaaaattacattcccttaataataaagaaaaattacattttttaagtgaatttttattaaatttaagtGGAAAAAATTTTaggaatttttttattttattaaatgaaaataaaaatggttatgattatcaaaatattttttcaaatgaTATGGATAAAGCAcacaaaaaagaaataaaaaaacatatcaTATCTCAACTTTTTTTAATAGATATAGCTAAACCATtagtaaataataatattaattataaaagtgTTACAAAcgtttttaataaattatttttaaataaaataccaTATTATGTAATACCCAAATCACAAATAATTCCATCCCATAATAATTCCACAAATTCTACAAATTTGATACTCGAACGATTTCCTAATATCACACAAGAagatatatattcaaaagttgataatttaattttttcaaaaaaagataaatttaatacttttattattataaaaagtgACAAATTTAATTTCTATATTTGA
- a CDS encoding apicoplast TIC22 protein, putative, giving the protein MYFLFLLFMFNVLVEGIKINNSFKGNGNILTGNNLILKKNLVGNKLCMIKNRMNIFFWKKKYHERPIDEKLSVIPVYIITNNNNSPYIFNEQDRQICYMFLCPNEAENMLNEIIKSNGMQNRNNIKLYNINMQKAYELIKEFMHLKKLESQNSDIKNNIVYWKLIPSKRQAQNALVFLSYKKKSELIFPVFYVDGFYVNKDRANIIPLFFDIEDLRDALNKKGVKSYKIKVLNFVDLIFSENHKSFGFVPSSKSLEYLDKLNKLGIRKSYF; this is encoded by the exons AtgtatttcctttttttgttGTTCATGTTTAATGTATTAGTAGAAGgtataaaaattaacaatagTTTTAAGGgtaatggaaatatattaacaggaaataatttaatattaaaaaaaaacttagTTGGAAATAAATTGTGTATGATCAAAAATcgaatgaatatatttttttggaaaaaaaaatatcatgaAAGACCTATAGATGAAAAATTAAGTGTCATTcctgtatatataataactaataataataattctccatatatatttaatgaacaAGACAGGCAAATATGTTACATGTTTTTGTGTCCAAATGAGGCCGAAAATATGTTAAAcgaaattataaaaagtaATGGAATGCAAAATCGAAATAACATAAAACTATACAACATAAACATGCAAAAAGCATATGAACTAATAAAAGAATTTatgcatttaaaaaaattagaaagccaaaatagtgatataaaaaataatatcgtTTACTGGAAATTGATACCATCAAAAAGGCAAGCACAGAATGCCCttgtttttttatcatataaaaaaaaaagtgaactAATATTCCCTGTTTTTTATGTAGATGGATTTTATGTAAATAAAGATCGAGCCAATATTATCCCTTTGTTTTTTGATATAGAAGATTTAAGAGATGCGTTAAACAAAAAGGGAGtaaaaagttataaaattaaagtgCTCAATTTCGTTGACTTGATATTCTCG gaaaatCACAAGTCATTTGGTTTTGTGCCCAGTTCCAAAAGTTTAGAGTATTTGGATAAGTTGAACAAATTGGGTATAAGAAAGTCATATTTTTAG
- a CDS encoding cyclophilin protein, translated as MFTLCKGYSDDEEEESNAINVVSEKTKSLEEKIAYYKMKGHTERGYITIYTNLGDFEVELYWYHSPKTCLNFYTLCEMGFYDNTIFHRVIPNFVIQGGDPTGTGKGGKSIYGEYFEDEINKELKHTGAGILSMSNNGPNTNSSQFFITLAPLPHLDGKHTIFARVSKNMTCIENIASVQTTATNKPIFDLKILRTSTAVNAD; from the coding sequence ATGTTTACTTTATGTAAAGGTTATAGTGATGACGAAGAGGAGGAAAGTAATGCTATTAATGTAGTTtctgaaaaaacaaaatcatTGGAAGAAAAAATTGCttattataaaatgaaaGGGCATACTGAAAGAGGCTACataactatatatacaaatttaggAGATTTTGAAGTAGAATTATATTGGTACCATAGTCCTAAAAcatgtttaaatttttatacattatGTGAAATGGGTTTCTATGATAATACAATATTTCATAGAGTTATACCTAATTTTGTTATTCAAGGTGGTGATCCGACAGGAACAGGAAAAGGTGGGAAAAGCATATATGGTGAATATTTTGAGgacgaaataaataaagaattaaaaCATACAGGAGCTGGAATATTAAGTATGTCCAATAATGGCCCCAATACAAATTCAtctcaattttttataacattagCTCCTTTGCCTCATTTAGATGGTAAACATACAATATTTGCAAGAGTTAGTAAAAATATGACTTGTATAGAAAATATTGCCTCAGTACAAACAACTGCAACAAATAAACCAATCTTTGACTTGAAGATTTTACGAACATCAACTGCTGTAAATGCTGACtaa
- a CDS encoding thioredoxin-like protein, putative — translation MSRILRRMFFLPLFTIAIVYLFIQNSLLSYIFLKHNNVVNCLSKRNQTIWSNILSEKTLSTNNKNMIWEKNYSARKRNKINSLFFLNLKKKKLPHLLAFHSEDCEYCNSMEPLLKKLKDEEGIEFLKLEMYENSYNFELLQQLDYNNLCGGLPYYYNLKTHYNICGATTYHNLRKWAFDKKCNPNEPPNNEI, via the exons atgtctCGAATTTTAAGGCGGATGTTTTTTCTACCCCTTTTTACGATTGCGATTGTTTATCTTTTTATTCAAAACTCTTTACTAagctatatatttttaaaacataacAATGTAGTAAATTGTTTAAGTAAAAGAAATCAAACAATTTGGAGTAACATATTATCAGAAAAAACCCTATccacaaataataagaataTGATAtgggaaaaaaattatagtgccagaaaaagaaacaaaataaattcgctattttttcttaatttaaaaaaaaaaaaattacctCATCTTTTAGCTTTTCATAGTGAAGACTGTGAATATTGTAATAGCATGGAACCACTACTAAAAAAACTAAAGGATGAAGAAGGGattgaatttttaaaattagaAATGTATGAaaattcttataattttgaattatTACAACAATtagattataataatttatgtgGTGGATTACcatattattacaatttgAAAACTCACTATAACATTTGTGGAGCAACTACTTATCATAACCTTAGAAAATGGGCTTTTGATAAAAAGTGCAA TCCTAACGAACCACCCAATAATGAAATTTAG
- a CDS encoding F-actin-capping protein subunit alpha, putative, giving the protein MDSLLNEKKKFIRHVLSNAPPGKISDLISNLKTIFGSNAIIQNFIEDIISNYNEDNYILIPFENNEYIIICKESKSGNLYLHPNLKILANVNHLKRKLIDTTPLVKLNHSDILEKYREVCNNKLKEYVDIYYKKWNEHQIENYPTVNIGAKHGLNVKCASSVYASECENKYNLFFLICCDRYYLKNFHASSWRSSWNVNFLEADQEIPLTGTVDIVLTYFEDANINFKTRKVFEKRVSVTNDIENFASSILSVIRECENDVLYDLNHLIANTSSDLIKNTRKIIPLNGDKFYWMETYQDIPTQIKLI; this is encoded by the exons ATGGATAGCTTATTaaatgaaaagaaaaaatttattagaCATGTATTATCGAATGCTCCACCAGGAAAAATATCTGATTTGATATCAA acctaaaaacaatatttggATCAAATGCAATTATTCAAAATTTTATAGAAGATATTATATCAAACTATAATGaagataattatattttaattccGTTTGAGAACAATGAATAT attATAATTTGTAAAGAATCTAAAAGTGGAAATTTGTATCTTCACCCAAATCTAAAAATACTAGCCAATGTCAATCATTTGAAAAGG AAATTAATTGATACAACCCCATTAGTCAAATTGAATCACTCcgatattttagaaaaatatag aGAAGTATGTAAtaacaaattaaaagaatatgtagatatttattacaaaaaatggAATGAACATCAAATTGAAAATTACCCAACAGTTAACATAGGAGCTAAGCATGGATTAAATGTTAAATGTGCTTCATCAGTTTATGCCTCAGAatgtgaaaataaatataatctTTTTTTCCTTATATGTTGTGATAgatattatttgaaaaattttca TGCAAGTTCATGGCGGAGCTCATGGAATGTTAACTTTTTAGAAGCAGACCAAGAAATACCTTTGACA GGAACCGTTGATATTGTTTTGACATATTTTGAAGATGCAAACATAAACTTTAAGACACGGAAAGTGTTTGAAAAAAGAGTTTCCGTCACTAAT gATATTGAGAATTTCGCTTCAAGCATTTTATCAGTCATACGCGAATGTGAAAATGATGTACTTTATGATTTAAACCATTTGATTGCCAATACAA GTAGcgatttaattaaaaatacaagaaaaataataccaTTAAATGGTGATAAGTTTTATTGGATGGAGACATATCAGGATATCCCAACTCAAATTAAGTTAATATGa